The Pseudanabaena yagii GIHE-NHR1 genome segment AGGACTGAGTGAGTTGTAGGAAAGAGAATGAGTGAAATCAACTTGGAGAGAATTGATCAATTAATTACAGAAGGATATATCACCAAGCGTCCTCATTCTAGTGGTGAACTGTTTATCTATAACTACACTGCCAAGGCTCAGTACGATCGCCTTTGGACACCAGAAACAATGCAATGCCGAGGCTTAATTTTAGATCGTAATGGCGCGATCGCATCTCGACCTTTAATCAAGTTTTTTAATTTGCAAGAACATCAAGAATCCTTGCCCTCAGAACCCTTTGATGTCTATGAGAAATTAGATGGATCATTAGGAATTCTCTATTGGTATCAAGATCAGCCCTATATCGCCTCTAGAGGTAGTTTTAATTCCGATCAAGCTGTTAAAGCTAATCAAATCCTCTATTCTCTTTATGCAGATTCAATTCCCTTATTAGACAGATCGCTTACCTATTTATTTGAGATTATTTATCCCGCTAATCGGATTGTAGTCAATTATGGTGACTATGAAGCTTTAGTGCTGTTAGCTGTCATCGAAACTGCCTCAGGGCGTGAATATTCTATTGAGGAATTCAGTCATTTAGGTTTCCCCATTGCCAAAAAATATGATGGTTTAAAAAACTTAGAGGCGATCGCTAAACTCAATGAACAAAATCAAGAGGGGTTTGTAATTCGCTTTGAGAGCGGATTGCGGCTGAAGTTTAAGTTTGCGGACTATGTGAAGTTACATCGTGTGCTTACACAGGTAACTAGTAAGGTAATCTGGGAAATGTTGCGCGATCAAATGCCATTTGAAGACATTTTAGAGCATGTTCCTGACGAATTTTATGATTGGGTAAAGTCAACAAAAGCTACGCTCTTAGGTCAATATCAACAGATTGAAGATCAAGCTAAAGCAGATTTCGAGAGGATTGTGGCAGTTGTAGATCGCAGCGATCGTAAAGAAATGGCGAAACATGTCTTAACTTGCCAAAATCATACAATTTTGTTCTCTATGCTCGATGGAAAAGATTATAGTGATTACATTTGGAGGACGATCAAACCTGCCCATGAGAAGCCTTTTATGGATGATGATAATTAAACGCCAGTTTGCCGCGCTTCGCGCGGCAAACTGGCGTTTAATCAAGATAACTAGAGGAACCTTAATATGCTGACAGTCTATTTTACAATTGGGCTTCCCGCTTCGGGCAAATCCACATGGGCAAAGGAAAAAGTCAATAAATCTCCTAATAGTATTAAGAGAGTCAATAAAGATGAATTGAGAGCGATGCTAGACAATTCCTATTTCTCTAAAGGTAATGAGAAGTTTGTGCTAGATATCCAAGACTCAATTATTAAAGCTGCTCTAGAGAATGGTAAACATGTCATTGTCGATAATACGCATCTTGCCCCTAAACATGAAGCCAGAATTCGCGAATTAATCAAGGGTTTAGCAGTTTTGGAAATAGTGGACTTTCGCCATATACCACTCGAAACTTGCATTGAGAGAGATTTAAAGAGGATGAACTCAGTTGGCGAAAAAGTAATTCGTGACATGTATAACCAATTCATCGCCCCACCACGAGTGCCAAAACCAACTTACAATCCTGAGCTACCCGAGGCAATTATTTGTGATTTAGATGGGACTCTCGCTTTGATTGGCGATCGCAGTCCCTATGATGCGGCGAACTGTGAGCGAGACATCGTCAATGAACCAGTGCGTTCTATTCTTGCAACATCAGGTAAAGCAATTTTATTTGTATCAGGTCGAGAGGATAAATTTAAGCCCCAAACCTTAGCATGGCTGGAAAAGCACAATATCTCTTTTGATGGCATATATATGCGAAAGTCTGGCGATTTGCGAAAGGATAGTATCGTCAAGAAGGAAATCTATGATGAATTTATTCTAGATAAATACAATGTTGCTTTTGTGCTAGACGATCGCGACCAAGTAGTGAGACTATGGCGAGATTTGGGCTTAACTTGCTTGCAGGTTGACTATGGCGATTTTTAGTAAGTAGCCGCACTTCGTGCGGCTACTTACTATTAAGGATTAACTTCTTGTTCTGTCCAATTGCCTTGGTCATCGCGTAAATAGATCCAGCGATTTTGGGGATTACCTCGTAATTCTAAACGATCAACTTCTATCGGTTCTAGTAACAACAAACAAAAAGAATCGAGAGGCAGTTCCGCATCAGGTGGCTCAGTTTTCGGAAAATGAATCCGTGATTCTCTAGGATGCGGCCAAGAGAATTGAATTCTGGCAGGGTCAGATAGGGCTTGCCATGTCTCAATCCGAGCCGATTGGAGTTCTTGATTGGGATATTCGTGATCAATCAATTGCAATTTTCCTAAAATCCGAAATTGCGATCGCGTTTTTGTAAAATACCAACTTGACTCCGCCCAAGGATTTGCAGCAATTTGAGCAGGTTTTTGACTACGCAGATCCGTGACAAATTTAAGACAATCCTGTAAAGGAGTTTGAAGGCGATCGCCATTTTCGAGAAACCCACGAAATACAACGGTGCGGTTACGTGGACGCTGATCTAGCCCCACCGTTGCCAATTGCAAAAACTTAGCCTCAGGCTGATTGCGGTGTTGATGTAAACTTCGAGCTAAATGCGATCGCCACATAAAAATGCTTAAAATAGGGTTGTGCTTCGCACAATTCTATTCTAAAAAGGATCATGACTAATTTGTGGATTGAGGGTGGTAGTCGTAGCGGCAAAACTGAATACATGATTCAGCAGTTTTGTGATTGGGCGGAAACAGACTTTGCTCAACAGGCTAATCCTCAAGCTGCTTCTCAAAAAGTCTTAGTTTTAGCAGTTGATTCCCAACAAAGACAAAATCTAAGCGATCACCTAATTCGCGCAACTCATGGACAATATCCCGTCACTGCGGTGACACCTCTCAGTTTCTTTCGGGATGAAATTCGGCTCTTTTGGACATTATTAGTGAAGAAGCTCGATTTTAAAGCGCAGTTTCCGCTATTGCTGAGGGTAGAGAATGAGCAGGAATTAGCCGCACAAGTTTGGAAAAATCGCTTGGAAATGGGAACTTTGCAAATGGAGGGCATAGGACGCGATCGCCTTGTGCGAAGGTTACTCGATTTATTCCTATTGGCAGCCTATGGTAGTCATGATCTTCGTAAAATCTCGACAATTTTGAATGCGGGTATTGAGACTAATTTACTCGAAACTTCTGAGAAAGTTAATGACGAAACGGAAATATTAGAACAGTGGCAGGAAATCGGTGAAGCCCTGCAAGAATGGCGAGGATATTGTTGGGAACATGGTTTATTGACCTATGGGATCATCACCGACTTATTTGTCCATCACTTATTGCCTAATCCTCAATATCAACGTCAACTCAAGCAGCGATTTACCTATGTGGTGATTGATCGCGCCGATGAGATGCCTGCGATCGCCTGTGATTTATGTAAGTTTCTACTCAAACACAAGGCCCAAGGAATTTTTACCTTTAATCCTCATGGGTCTGCGAGGTTAGGACTAGGAGCAGATCCTGAATATTGGCAAGAAATCAAATCCGAATGTGAAGTTGTCAAACTCTCTCCTGCTCAAGACACCCTAGGAGCAGAAATCTCCGAGTCAGTCTTAACCATTGTCAATGAACCAATTTTGCAATTTATCGAACCCTATGCCATGGTTCATTCAATTGAGTCCGTCTCCCGTGCCAAATTATTTCGCAATGTCGCTGAAACCATTGCTGAGGCGATCGCCTCTGGTGAGGTTAAAGCTAGTGATATTGCCATTATTGCCCCCGGTTTAGACAACATCGCTAAGTATGCGATCGCCGAAATCCTGCGTAAAAAAGAGATTAATATTCTGCCCCTTAATGAGCAACGTCCGCTATCCTATTCAGCGCAGGTGCGAGCGCTGCTAACTTTAATTACATTGGTTTATCCCAATCTCGGTAAACTCGTCAGTCGCGATCACATTGCGGAGATGCTGGTCGTACTCACGGATGCGATCGATCCTGCACGCGCAGGAATGATTGCTGACTATTGTTTTGCGCCACATCCTGAGACTCCCCATCTACTTGCTGCCGAAACCTATAATCAATGGAATCGCCTCGGCTATGAAGCGACCCAAGCCTATGAAAAGTTGCGCCAATGGATAGAACAACAATCTCCTAAGGATGCACCACTACTATTCATTGATCGCGCCATTCAAGCTTTTCTCAAACCCCGTAAACTCAGCTATGAGCATACTGCGACATTACAATCCCTCATCGAAACTGCTCAATACTACTGGCAACTAGGATATCGTCTTGATCGAGAAGATCCATTAATTCTCGAAAATTTTATTCAATTAATTCGCCAAGGCACTGTCACCGCGAATCCC includes the following:
- a CDS encoding phosphatase domain-containing protein, producing MLTVYFTIGLPASGKSTWAKEKVNKSPNSIKRVNKDELRAMLDNSYFSKGNEKFVLDIQDSIIKAALENGKHVIVDNTHLAPKHEARIRELIKGLAVLEIVDFRHIPLETCIERDLKRMNSVGEKVIRDMYNQFIAPPRVPKPTYNPELPEAIICDLDGTLALIGDRSPYDAANCERDIVNEPVRSILATSGKAILFVSGREDKFKPQTLAWLEKHNISFDGIYMRKSGDLRKDSIVKKEIYDEFILDKYNVAFVLDDRDQVVRLWRDLGLTCLQVDYGDF
- a CDS encoding PD-(D/E)XK nuclease family protein yields the protein MTNLWIEGGSRSGKTEYMIQQFCDWAETDFAQQANPQAASQKVLVLAVDSQQRQNLSDHLIRATHGQYPVTAVTPLSFFRDEIRLFWTLLVKKLDFKAQFPLLLRVENEQELAAQVWKNRLEMGTLQMEGIGRDRLVRRLLDLFLLAAYGSHDLRKISTILNAGIETNLLETSEKVNDETEILEQWQEIGEALQEWRGYCWEHGLLTYGIITDLFVHHLLPNPQYQRQLKQRFTYVVIDRADEMPAIACDLCKFLLKHKAQGIFTFNPHGSARLGLGADPEYWQEIKSECEVVKLSPAQDTLGAEISESVLTIVNEPILQFIEPYAMVHSIESVSRAKLFRNVAETIAEAIASGEVKASDIAIIAPGLDNIAKYAIAEILRKKEINILPLNEQRPLSYSAQVRALLTLITLVYPNLGKLVSRDHIAEMLVVLTDAIDPARAGMIADYCFAPHPETPHLLAAETYNQWNRLGYEATQAYEKLRQWIEQQSPKDAPLLFIDRAIQAFLKPRKLSYEHTATLQSLIETAQYYWQLGYRLDREDPLILENFIQLIRQGTVTANPYAPNPPEDSVVLATIFQYRMARLSHRWQFWLDASSDLWLQGGAASLFGAPLFLKGWTGEKWTVEHQNQADMQRLQRLLKDLLDRSGDRLYLCHSELSTNGQIQNGVLTPLIEISTTV
- a CDS encoding RNA ligase, translated to MSEINLERIDQLITEGYITKRPHSSGELFIYNYTAKAQYDRLWTPETMQCRGLILDRNGAIASRPLIKFFNLQEHQESLPSEPFDVYEKLDGSLGILYWYQDQPYIASRGSFNSDQAVKANQILYSLYADSIPLLDRSLTYLFEIIYPANRIVVNYGDYEALVLLAVIETASGREYSIEEFSHLGFPIAKKYDGLKNLEAIAKLNEQNQEGFVIRFESGLRLKFKFADYVKLHRVLTQVTSKVIWEMLRDQMPFEDILEHVPDEFYDWVKSTKATLLGQYQQIEDQAKADFERIVAVVDRSDRKEMAKHVLTCQNHTILFSMLDGKDYSDYIWRTIKPAHEKPFMDDDN
- a CDS encoding Npun_F5749 family FMN-dependent PPOX-type flavoprotein; the protein is MWRSHLARSLHQHRNQPEAKFLQLATVGLDQRPRNRTVVFRGFLENGDRLQTPLQDCLKFVTDLRSQKPAQIAANPWAESSWYFTKTRSQFRILGKLQLIDHEYPNQELQSARIETWQALSDPARIQFSWPHPRESRIHFPKTEPPDAELPLDSFCLLLLEPIEVDRLELRGNPQNRWIYLRDDQGNWTEQEVNP